CTCCCAGCTCCCGCCGAGTCCCATGCACCCGTACAGCACCCGCTCTTCACCGCTCATGCCCACAGCCTCGTTCGTCACCACGCCACCCTAGGGGGTGCCCGACGTGGGCTTCACGTCGCCCGACCGGCCGTACACTCGGGCCATGGGTCGCATGGGTTCGACGAGGCAGTGCCTGCAGCAGGCCGCCTCCGGACTGCGCCCGGCCGCCGTCGACCCCGCTCCCGCGGCTGACGTCGAGGCGCCCGAGACCCGTCGGGTCGCCTTGCACGGCCACGGCTAGCGCTTCCTCCTCCCGGCGCCGCTGCTCCGCGCAGTGGTCGGGGCTCTCCTGCCGGGCCGAGCCACCTCGTCGTCCTGCTCTCGCCGGACGACTGCCCGCCCCGCTCCACGGCACCACCGCAGCTTCCCGGCACGCCGCCGGCGCTGCCGCCTGGCTACGGCCGCACGCCCGGGCCGAGCCCCCTCGAAGGGATCATTGTGAAGCTGAGCGAGTTGCTGGCCGGGCAGGAGCACCACGTACTCCGGGGTGACCCGGAGACGACGTCGATCACCGCGGGAACGACGTTCGACGCGGATCGGGTGACGCCCGGCTCGCTGTTCATCGCCGTGCCCGGGCACCGGGAGGGCGGACCGGACTCCGTGTCGCCCGCACTCGCCCGCGGAGCGGCCGCGGTGCTCGTCGACGGCAGGGAACCGGCTCTTCCGGCGTCGGTGTGGCCGCCGGGCGCCTGCGCCGTGCGGGTGCCCGACACCCGGACGGCGGCCGCGGTCGTGACCTCGCGGTACTTCGGCGAGCCCGGGCGGCAGATGGACATGGTGGCGATCACCGGAACCAACGGCAAGACGTCCGTGTCGTACATGGTCGAGTCCGCCCTGCGGATCTCCGAGGGCGCGAGGGTGGGGGTCATCGGGACCGCCGGCAGCCGCATCGGCGACGAGCTGATCCCGATGCCGCGTTCGGTCCTGACCACTCCGGAGTCACCGGACCTGCAGTACCTGCTGGGGTGCATGCGCGACCGCGGCGCCGGCAGCGTGGTGCTGGAGGCCACCTCGATGGCCCTGCTGACGCACCGGGTCGACCGCACCTTCATCGATGTCGGCGTCTTCACCAATCTGACGCAGGACCATCTGGACGACCACGGCACGATGGCGAACTACCGGGACGCCAAACTCCGGCTGTTCCAGGGCCTGTGCCGGCACGCCGTGGTCAATGCCGACGACCCCGTGGGCGCCGGGATCCGGTCGATGATGCACGGGGCGGTGACCACGTACGCGATCGACGCCCCGGCGGACTACCGGGCCACCGGCCTCGCCGTGAGTGCGTCCGGCACGCGGTTCACCCTCCGCCACGGCGGGCGCGCGTATCCGGCGTCGATCCCCGTTCCGGGGAAGTTCTCGGTGGCCAACGCGCTGGCCACCGTGGCCGCCTGTCACGTCCTCGGCCACGACCTGGGCGCCCTGGTCGACGCACTCGACCGGATGCCTCCCGTACCGGGCCGGTTCGAACGCTTCCGGACCCCGCTCGGCACCTCGGTGATCGTGGACTACGCCCACTCGCCGGATTCCCTGGACAAGGTCCTGACCACCATCCGCGGCTTCGCCCGCGGCCGGGTCGTCACCGTCTTCGGCTGCGGCGGGGACCGCGACACCACCAAGCGGGCCGACATGGGGAGGATCGCCGGAACCCACTCCGACCTGTGTGTCCTCACCTCGGACAACCCCCGCAACGAAGACCCCGAGGCCATCCTGGACCAGGTCGCCCCGGGCCTCGTGGAGACCGGCACCCCGTTCGAGCGCTTCGCCGACCGCCGCCGGGCGATCGAATTCGCCCTGTCGGCCGCGGGTCCCGAGGACATCGTCCTGATCGCCGGAAAGGGCAGCGAGCCCTACCAGATCGTGGGAGAGGCG
Above is a genomic segment from Streptomyces sp. NBC_01233 containing:
- a CDS encoding UDP-N-acetylmuramoyl-L-alanyl-D-glutamate--2,6-diaminopimelate ligase, with the translated sequence MKLSELLAGQEHHVLRGDPETTSITAGTTFDADRVTPGSLFIAVPGHREGGPDSVSPALARGAAAVLVDGREPALPASVWPPGACAVRVPDTRTAAAVVTSRYFGEPGRQMDMVAITGTNGKTSVSYMVESALRISEGARVGVIGTAGSRIGDELIPMPRSVLTTPESPDLQYLLGCMRDRGAGSVVLEATSMALLTHRVDRTFIDVGVFTNLTQDHLDDHGTMANYRDAKLRLFQGLCRHAVVNADDPVGAGIRSMMHGAVTTYAIDAPADYRATGLAVSASGTRFTLRHGGRAYPASIPVPGKFSVANALATVAACHVLGHDLGALVDALDRMPPVPGRFERFRTPLGTSVIVDYAHSPDSLDKVLTTIRGFARGRVVTVFGCGGDRDTTKRADMGRIAGTHSDLCVLTSDNPRNEDPEAILDQVAPGLVETGTPFERFADRRRAIEFALSAAGPEDIVLIAGKGSEPYQIVGEALLPFSDMSTVRELSAAQVPSRPGLRA